Genomic window (Toxotes jaculatrix isolate fToxJac2 chromosome 10, fToxJac2.pri, whole genome shotgun sequence):
GGGAGCTGAGTCAGCTCCATAACCAGCTCCTCAGGCCAAACCgatggtgtgtgcatgtgtgttttttagggGAGAGGGGTTTTGTAAGATGGTGAAATCAAGCTTGGTGAGACCCACTGAGCACTGACGTTGCATTTGGAATACATACTGCTTTCCTGGTTTTGTCGGATGAATGGGGTTCTTTCAGCCGTCTTGCTCCTGCTGACCCACTGCTTACCCAATTCTCTCCTCTAGTTTGACCCAAGGTCTCACCACCAGCCCTCTCAGATCTACTCCCTGGCAGCCTGTTGTGCCCAGACACCTTTACCTTCCTCCCAAACCAACCAGACCAAAAAAATGCATGCTTTCATCCACATACACCTGAGCAACTGGAGACCGACTTTCTTGGCAGCTTCTGAAAAGTTTCTGATTTGTCCATTTGATTGGATAGTTTGTGGATCGTCTGACTCTATGGCTGGAGGATGTTTTTCCAACATGAAGAGATTTGGGAAGAGAGCTGAGTCAAGAAACATGAAGCTGTAAGAAAAACTGTTGAAATGGCAACCAGAAGGGACAAGAAGTAGAGGTTTATTTTAAAGCTTAAGCCTTACAGGATAATACTGGTGTTATTTCCTCAAGTATGAGTCAGTGGTCTATGTTGGCTCTCTGTATTAATTTTTCACCTTTTAGTATCTGCACACAGTCATCACATCTGGATTTATAACCATGTGccacattttaattttgaattttgttAGCCTCTTTAAAAAGGACAGGTAGTCAACCACATACAACATAGTGACATAATTTGAGTTTCCAGTCATCCTCAGTTCAGGAACCCCAGGACCATCAGTTtatcacagacaaacacagtagTTCTTTTTCCACATGTATGTGCGCCTTATAGTTTCCAGTCAATTTAACTTACATGTTTTTGGATGGTAGAAGGAAAGTAGGGCACTTGGATGGCAACTACAAGAAGTAGTACACTCATGCTGTTAGAAAGACAGATCAGATCACTAATTTGCAGAGGGCACAGCCCAGTCCTTTCCAGTTGTTCTCTTCCAATAAAATCAGTTTGCCCAAGGGAAAAATTACCCACAAGACTTATCCAAATCATACAAGCCTCGACTGGCTTAACTCATCTGTTCATGAACATTAGACTTCCTTCCTGACACAGGATATGAAACTGAGCTGAAACTCAGCTAAAATTGGGCAAACTCACTGAAAAAGGTAGAAAATAAAGTGATGGAGAAAAAGGGTCTTTGTTGGTCGGTATGGATGGCTCAACATAATAATGCGGTCAGTGTGACGTTCTGCTTGTAAAGCAAATAAGATGAAAAGACAGCTGAAACTGCTGCACAGGCTGAATAAGCCCAGACATAATCGCTAACAGAACCTGGCCAGAAACTGCAAAGGACTACAGAAGGCCCTCCGACATCTATAATTTACTGGGCCATCTTATATAGCTTTGTTTTAATAGTGTGCGTTTAAGGACTGAACATAAACTGCATAGGGACTGAATAGTGGTTGTGTTGTGGAAGTACTACAGCCCCCATGGTGCATTGCAGCGCTAAACGAAACGACTTCCTGAGTTCAAAGTTGAACATTTTAACATGTGTGTTTTAGTTGAGTAGCGGTAACTCGGTGTGTCATGAGGCAAGTTTTGGTATGAAAATACTTTTAATCGTTACTTTTTCGTTATTTGTCGGCCTCCTCGTGTGTCGGATATGTCCGTGAACGCGTCAAACCACGAGCTGATCCAGTTAATCTACCGCCATTTGAAGGAGCATGGTTACCACTCAGCTGCTGATGAGCTAGAGAGGCACAGCCCACAGGtcaactccacacacacacacacacacacacacacacacacacacacacacacacacagaaactgtgaCTGTATGTGTTCACCTACTGCTGACTCATAAAAGTTGAACTTTAAGTCTCCGCCTTGTCATAGAGTATGTATTCTATTTCCTTACTAAGGGGCCGTGTACAGTATTTAACATAAGGTAAATTGTACCAGAGTTAGCTTAAAGCTAGTTTTCAAATGCAGTCCCTTGGCAGGTTAggattaaaaacattaaaaacaaactaaacggACAGGACAAGGCATATGCAAACACAGTAGTATGTATCTGTAATAATAGTATTTCTATAAAAGTGACACTGTTAAAAGGTAAACTGTATTACTTACTTTCTCCTGTAAAATTGCTTTTCGACCACCAGACTTATTTTTTATCATCAGTTTAGTTTCTTGTTTGTATTCATATGCTGTTAGAACTAAACCACATTTATTAACGAAATgccaaaaatgaaataattcaaCTGAAGATTCGGGCTCATCATCAGACAAGAGCATACAAGTATTTCAActcaaaatgcaaacaaaacagaatatgGAACCATTTTGAGAATTAAAAGATTGTTCATATTGCACGGAGCTGCCAGTAGCCGTAGTTTATGAGGTACGTCTCGCTAAATTTAACCTGTGGTTTAGTTCAGTGGCTCCCAAACTCGGGGTGGGCAGGCTCTGAAATCAGAATCAAGGTTGCAAATCTTTTAACTAGATCTGCTGTACCTAATAGACTGTCTAATCAGTGagcttttaatgttttgattttttttttctttttttttctgcaggggGAGACAAAAATATCTGCATCATTACTGGAGATCTTCAGTTCATGGTTAAAGTGAGTATGATCTCTCAGTCCTTTGCAGAAATCATGACTGGACGTCATTAGCTGTAATGAGACGTATACTACATATTGTGTTTATTCCTGACAGAgagtcaaaaaagaaaaggaagtcTGATTCAGCCAGGCCCTCCAGTTCTAAAGAACAAGGAAGGACCCCAGCTAAGGTCTGTCTCATGATCAGGTTGagctttttattcctattttgatgctttattctGACCTTGATGTCTTTTGAAATACAGataatttttatttactttttttgtggtTCTTATTAAACCAAAGGCTGCAAAGACTAAAGCTGGTGCCACTTTTCCTCAGGTCAAAACTCCCAAGAAAAAAGGCAGCACCACCTCTGAGCAGGCGGCTTCACCAGCTGCATCAACAACAGTTGTAACAGCTTCTCCTGTTGGTACGTTTGACttcagctgacagcagcattagctgaacaataaaaaaagagtcCGGTGGagtattttaatacatttttaaccTATTCTACACACTTCAAATGTCTAGCCacaccaaagaaaaagaaggagaaagtggggacagagacacaaaaaaggaaggtgagtttttattttgttttcatttggggtttttttattgtattggTTCTTAAACTTTACAAAGCaggctgttttttcttcttttttagtCTGCgacaggaaaaaggaaaaagagtgaAGAACAGTCTGCAAAAAATGTCATCAAGGCGAAGAaatcaaagacacaaacaaaggaCACAGTTGTGGCCGCTGGTGGAGATGATTCAGACTCTGACAGCAGTCTGGATGTAGAGAAATGGAAGAAACTGGTCCTGCAGTTGACAGGTGTgctagcgtgtgtgtgtgtatgtaaaggATGAGGTGATGAGGTTTTCACATTGGAAAGAGACAGAATGGAAGGTGGAGGAAGTTAAGAGGTGTGGAAAATGCAGGAAATGGTGAGAGATGAAATGTCAGGGAGAGCTGGGTCATCCGACATAAAGGGAGAAAGACAACCATGAGACAGGACAGCACCACCCATGAACAACCTCACCACGGAAAACGATGATTTCATGCTAACAGAGCTGTGTACAGTAACTTTGTGGTTattggtgttttctttttaacatttgtgCCACATAgccatttttgtttaaatgtcttCACCTTGTTTACTCTGTCCTCAGATGCTGACATAGCCAAAATGGACACCATCAATGCTCTGGACTCCTCTGCACCAGAACCCAAGACAAAGAGAGTCAGAAAACCCCGGGCCAAGCCTCCCACAAAAATGGACACTCCTGTTCAACAGAATAACGGAACagctgaaaagaatgaaaaggtGGAGGAGAAAGCTGCAACAGAGACACCAACAAAGAACAGCAAACACAAGAAGAGCAGTCCAAAGAAGACTGCAGCTGTGACCTCCACTGCCACCCCGAGCCAAGAGCAAAACTGCAGCGCTGCAGAGGACAGACCAGCTGCATCCACCGCCTCTCCTTCAAAACTGACAccaatgaaagagaaaaggaaagacgTGACTCCGTGTAACGAAAAAAATGATGAGACAACGTCTGAgcccaagaagaagaagaagaaaaaggaaatgaccGAAGACAAGGTGGAAGGGAGTGCAAATGACACTGGtggagatggaaaagaaaaagagagtagagaggagaagaagacaaagaaggaaGTCACAGAGCAAGAGTGTGTTGATGAACctgtggagaagagaaagagcaaaggaACAAAGGGAGATAGCAATAGGAATGAGACTGAGGAAGAAGTgatagagaaaaacaaaaatagcgATGCTGATAATCAGGTCATTTTAGAGCCAGTAGTACAAGAAAAGAAacccaagaagaagaaaaaggagaaaactgATTGTGAAGAAActtcacagcagacagctgaagaaaagaaagtaaagaagaagaaaaagacagctGATAGTGAGGAAAATCCAGAACAGGTAGCTgaagaagtaaaagaaaatgcGGAGCAGATAGCTgaagaagtaaaagaaaatgcagagcagatatctgaagaaaagaaagctaagaagaagaaaaaggagaccGCTAATAGCGAGGAACATTCAGAGCAAATtgttaaagaaaagaaagcaaagaagaagaaaaaggaaaatccaGAGGAAGAAAATTCAGAGCAGATAgttgaagagaagaaaaagaaaaaaaaggacaaggcTGATCATATTGAAGAGATGTCGGAGCAGATCGTTGAagaaacaatgacaaagaaaacagagagcagtgacagagaggaaaacacagagcagactactgaagtaaagaagaaaaagaaaaaggactcATCACTGAAAAATAACTCTGTTGACACAGAGCTGCTACCTCCAGCCGACCCTGAGACACCAACTCCTCCAACAGAGCATAAGAAAAGTAAGTAGATAAAACCAATCATGGCAAAatgcattattttctgtttatattcACGTTTCCATCCATTTCGTTTGTCATCCAGAGAAAAGCAAGTCAAAATCAGCTGAGGTCCCAGAAACACCTGCAGTTTCTGTCCAAGAGGCCGCAGCAACACAAACCCTCCAGACACCCTCCAGCAACTCCCACAAAAAGGTATCACAATGCTGCACTCTTCACCAGCTTGAAATGTTTCAGACGGATGTCTTCCGTAAAAGGTGCGATCATTTTCAGTGCTAGAGGATAATTCTCCAGATAATTTACTTTGGTCATTCTCTGTAATTtgtcacagaaaaagaaatcttcCAAGAGCACAGAGTCATGAAGGCGTTTGATTCTTCATCAGGATGAAGTCAACACATCCCCGGCGTCAGGTTTCTAACCATATTTTAATGGTTAGAGGGATCGCTGTAAagattttctgacttttattttggtacatttttatcttttatgtttgttttatgaGTTTACCACGCTAAATGTGGCACACTGTGCCACAGCTGACTTTTTTTACTCAATGTTTTGTATGATTTCTATTTAAACAGTATGACAATATaaaagggatggatggatgatccCTCTGGGAATATTTGGGAAATTCAGTCACTGACTGAATGGagatgtctctttttttctgttattataATATAAACTGTTCTAGTTCTCTGAATCACCACATCTCAGATTTTTATAGTGATTCAAATagaataatgaaatgaatttcTTGTCAGTATATGTTTAGTACTATTCCTTTTGTAATtaccacaaaaaacaaatattttatggATCAAAAACAAGTTTCAtacttattaaaaaataatatggAAATTGTTTTAATGGCCTATTtttgtgttctctgtttttgaaaagcatggggttttttttaaacaaaaagttTAACTGTTTGATAAAGCTTTCATATACACCTTGTACATTGTGCTTTTAATACAAATTAAACAATATAGTTTTTTTAATCCTCTGGTTGAAGTCGTGTTGTTGTGAACAGAAAAAGATTCATGCAGTACTAATGCGCTACCACTTGCTTGTTAGCCAGGAGTGTGTCTTCCACGGGTGTCCGCTAGATGGcgcagcagcagccagagaaGCTCGGGCCAGGCACACAGAAGAAGACTGGAAACTACAATGTTTGgtactgcagctgcagtgataACTTCcgcaatgaaataaaatatcaaacgAGTTTAATTTAAGCGGCTGAGCCAAGAAGCCTCTAATGTGGAGGCTAAATCGAGTTCGCCACAAAGCTGGCCGACAAGGCGACAGCTTGGAGGAGTTTAGGTTAAAGAGGAGGGAGCACGAAAAAGGTGAATGGTGTGGTTTGTTCAGGACGTTTGCTCTGTATTTAACTTCACGTCTGTCAACGTAACGTATTTTTTATACGTTACGTTCACGATATTAACTGATGGTCAGCGTTAATATGAAAAGTGAGAAGAGGCTGCAGCTGTTAGGGTTATTTACAAGGAACAGAGCCACTTGGAAAGTTCATCCGGCAGCTAACGTTAAGCCAGTGCTGTTCTTCTACAGACTAGTCATAATACAAAAGTCTGGTAACGCTAAAACATTTAACGTAACCTAGCTGCTGCCTGGAGAAGGTCTTGTTTGTGAAAACCCCCAGGGTGTACTTAGATAACTAACTATAACATTACTAGTTCTGTCTTCATCATGGACGGGTTATGAGACAGCGGGGACCCTGGGCCCACCCTGCAGACATGTAAAAGTCAGCtctttgttgatgttttgtCTTGTAATGGTTTTGCACCCTCTGTGGTCATATTAGGTCTACTTGAGGTTGAGTTGCTTCTCACGGGCTGTTGTACTTCACTTTGTGGTTGTTGTGCATTTCTTTGAAGTCAGCTTGCTCTGCACTCTAATCGTTTTTGTAGTTGTTTCGATCAGTTCATGAACAAGAAACCCCTGATACGTCTGCTAAAAATGGAGATTTATACTGAACAACTATGATAGGAAGTAGAGAGTAATGTTTGGTTTGTCACTGTTTATTGCATTAGCACTGAGACAGGCccgcagagacagacagctggtgaGCAAACGACTCCTGCTGAATGAAGAtgaggagcagccagaggtcACGATGGACACTACCTCAGGAGAACAGGTGAGAGGCAGATGATTGTGataggaattttttttttggcctgttcaATAAATGAAGGGTGTTAAGAGTTGAACCTGTTTCTCATTTCCTCAGGTTGTGGTCAGTTTGTTCCACAGACTTCAACACAACGGGCCTGAGAGGGAGTCTCACCTGAGAGCCTTGAGTAAAGCTCTCCGTGACCCATCAGCACAGCTCACCTTCATCAAGTAGGGTGGTGTCACCACATCAAATGAGtttaaaagatgtttttatCTCTATCTCATGTGTCATGCCTGTCTGTGAATCTGTTTTCCCTCTAGGCAGGAGAATAGTATGCACCTGCTGGTCGGGCTCCTCACTGGCTCTAATGCTCAGTGCCGTCTGCAGGCAGTCCGGTGTCTTCATGAGCTGTCTCACTCTCTCGACTCCAAAGTGGCCccagcctgtctgcctgccaccCCTTACCTGCTCACCTACCTGTCTGGCCAGAGCACCAAATTCACTGTAAGTACCAGCTCATACCAAGCAGTGTGTAATCACCTAATTGTACACCTAATTGTACAttgactttctgtgtgtgtgtgtgtgtgtgtgtgtatgctcatGTGTACACAGGAGCTGTGTCTCTACACGCTAGGTAATTTATGCCCAGACGGTGTTGTAAAAGAGAAGCTTCTGGCCCAGGGAATCATACCAGCTCTGGCCAACTGTATAGAGGTAAACTAGCACAATTCATTTGTAACAACTTCAACACTGTAACAACACCCCAGGTTTAGTAGAGGAGTCACACCAGTATCATCAAGGTGAATACATCAGTACATGTTTGTCAAATAATCCATAGAAGTTTtgcagagaaactgaaacactgTTTACTCACCTTTCCCTGAACTGGTGCCACACAAGGTTaatgttaacatgtttgttttaatgtttctgtgcatgtgtccaGAACCAGAGACATAATCTAGCGGTCGTGGAAGCCGTGGGGTTCACACTCTCTCAGCTTCTCCAGTCCAAAGATGCAGCAGAGAACATAATCCCGTAAGTACCCTGATTGCACACCAGTTCCCGACTTGATTCTTTCCATTActgttctctttcttctgtAAGGCGTTGCTTATGTTAGACACCATCTTTAGTTGTATAATGATCTTCCTGACCTTCCTGCTCTTCCAAAAATgaccttcctctctgtctgcaggatgGTCCTGGCCTCCAGTTTACCTTCACACTTGTTATCAGTCCTGACGCCAGACCCAACGTTCGGCCTGGCACCTGCTATTGAGTGTGCGTGGTGTCTGCACTACCTGGTGTGCAGGTGAGAGGCGTAGAATATTACTCCAGAAATAGTGTAATTCTACCAATCATAACAATGatcatctgtttctcttctaCCCTTATGTGACTTGAAGCATTGAGGATAACAGCCCCATGACCCAACAGCTGTTGGCTCATGGGGCCCTGTCCCAGTGCAGTTCTCTGTTGGTGTCACTAGGTGGTGCTGTCGCTGaaggaaacaaagaagaagGAATGGAGCTGGTAAGGAAATTCATGGATCAAATACagcatgacatttttttttgccctttagCA
Coding sequences:
- the tmco6 gene encoding transmembrane and coiled-coil domain-containing protein 6 — its product is MWRLNRVRHKAGRQGDSLEEFRLKRREHEKALRQARRDRQLVSKRLLLNEDEEQPEVTMDTTSGEQVVVSLFHRLQHNGPERESHLRALSKALRDPSAQLTFIKQENSMHLLVGLLTGSNAQCRLQAVRCLHELSHSLDSKVAPACLPATPYLLTYLSGQSTKFTELCLYTLGNLCPDGVVKEKLLAQGIIPALANCIENQRHNLAVVEAVGFTLSQLLQSKDAAENIIPMVLASSLPSHLLSVLTPDPTFGLAPAIECAWCLHYLVCSIEDNSPMTQQLLAHGALSQCSSLLVSLGGAVAEGNKEEGMELLVCPLLRCVGNLLSSCPVDSLSARVGDVRLVAALCALLQAYFHTQPALARESAWVLNNLTAHSSAFCSALLTHNLIPGLIQLLPFSQGINTMILRVLANVAHKKKEFCVQLAQLGLLPALCATLKMADQEMVTLSLEVLFMLVVSQPQVVDEFVRQGGVSLLEAIQYNSEGEMRRRAAYLLEHHLLSYSSDCTVDDIPRS
- the LOC121189008 gene encoding neurofilament heavy polypeptide-like — protein: MSVNASNHELIQLIYRHLKEHGYHSAADELERHSPQGETKISASLLEIFSSWLKESKKKRKSDSARPSSSKEQGRTPAKVKTPKKKGSTTSEQAASPAASTTVVTASPVATPKKKKEKVGTETQKRKSATGKRKKSEEQSAKNVIKAKKSKTQTKDTVVAAGGDDSDSDSSLDVEKWKKLVLQLTDADIAKMDTINALDSSAPEPKTKRVRKPRAKPPTKMDTPVQQNNGTAEKNEKVEEKAATETPTKNSKHKKSSPKKTAAVTSTATPSQEQNCSAAEDRPAASTASPSKLTPMKEKRKDVTPCNEKNDETTSEPKKKKKKKEMTEDKVEGSANDTGGDGKEKESREEKKTKKEVTEQECVDEPVEKRKSKGTKGDSNRNETEEEVIEKNKNSDADNQVILEPVVQEKKPKKKKKEKTDCEETSQQTAEEKKVKKKKKTADSEENPEQVAEEVKENAEQIAEEVKENAEQISEEKKAKKKKKETANSEEHSEQIVKEKKAKKKKKENPEEENSEQIVEEKKKKKKDKADHIEEMSEQIVEETMTKKTESSDREENTEQTTEVKKKKKKDSSLKNNSVDTELLPPADPETPTPPTEHKKKKSKSKSAEVPETPAVSVQEAAATQTLQTPSSNSHKKKKKSSKSTES